A genomic window from Lycium barbarum isolate Lr01 chromosome 4, ASM1917538v2, whole genome shotgun sequence includes:
- the LOC132634717 gene encoding metal-nicotianamine transporter YSL1 — MNVNNNEPEQVRDFTVEEHGEGEQEEHFPERIQPWTKQITLRGVIASTIIGCIYSVIQMKMNLTTGINPNLNVSAALLAYVFIQAWTKILKKLGFVSVPFTKQENTMIQTCSVACYSIALGGGLGSYLLGMDKKTYELAGVGTLGNTSDSYKKLEIGWMIGYLLVVCFIGLFVLVPLRKVLIVDYKLTFPTGMATAVLINGFHGKNDKRARKQVKGFLKFFSYSFTWAFFQWFYTGKEGCGFQQFPTFGLKAWKQTFYFDFSLTYVGTGMICPHIVNISLLLGAVLSWGVMWPLIANLKGEWFPADIPESSMKSLNGYKVFISIALLLGDGLYNFVKIMYFTLCSVHERYKRKNPSPAAGVRQKKNSEDVKYDEAFVRESIPMWVGGVGYLAFGIVAVIMIPLIFHEIRWYWVIIAYLFAPSLAFCNAYGSGLTDINMAYNYGKVGLFMMAALAGKEHGVIAGLAGCGLIKSVVNTSCILMQDFKTGHLTLTSPKTMFLSQAIGTALGCVIGPLCFFLFYNAFDIGNPNGEFKAPYALIYRNMAILSVQGVSALPQHCLQLCYGFFAFAVAINLVKDLSPEKIGKWMPLPMAMAVPFLIGGYFGIDMCIGSLVVFVWHKLNSKKAKVMVPAVASGLICGEGLWILPSSILALAKVTPPICMKFLAS, encoded by the exons ATGAATGTTAACAACAATGAACCAGAGCAAGTTCGCGATTTTACTGTTGAAGAACACGGGGAGGGGGAGCAGGAGGAACATTTTCCGGAGAGAATTCAACCTTGGACTAAACAAATAACGTTACGAGGAGTTATTGCTAGTACGATTATTGGTTGCATTTACAGTGTGATACAAATGAAAATGAACCTTACAACCGGGATTAATCCAAATCTCAATGTATCAGCTGCTCTTCTTGCCTACGTTTTCATTCAGGCGTGGACTAAGATCCTTAAAAAGCTCGGGTTCGTCTCTGTTCCTTTTACAAAACAGGAAAATACCATGATACAAACATGTTCTGTTGCATGTTATAGCATTGCTCTTGGAG GTGGACTGGGATCTTATTTATTGGGAATGGACAAGAAAACTTATGAGCTAGCCGGGGTTGGAACATTAGGAAATACATCAGACAGTTACAAAAAACTTGAGATTGGTTGGATGATTGGCTATCTTCTTGTAGTTTGTTTTATTGGACTGTTTGTATTGGTTCCTCTTAGAAAG GTTTTGATAGTGGACTACAAGTTGACTTTTCCAACTGGAATGGCAACTGCTGTTCTTATTAATGGATTTCATGGCAAGAATGATAAGAGAGCTAG AAAGCAAGTGAAAGGATTCCTCAAGTTCTTTAGCTATAGTTTTACTTGGGCTTTCTTTCAGTGGTTTTATACTGGCAAAGAGGGTTGTGGATTTCAACAGTTCCCCACTTTTGGATTAAAAGCCTGGAAACAAAC ATTTTACTTTGATTTTAGCTTGACTTATGTGGGAACTGGAATGATATGTCCACATATAGTGAACATATCATTGCTTCTTGGAGCTGTTCTTTCATGGGGTGTAATGTGGCCACTCATTGCAAATCTTAAAGGAGAATGGTTCCCAGCTGATATACCAGAATCCAGTATGAAAAGCCTTAATGGTTACAAG GTCTTCATCTCCATTGCCCTCCTCCTCGGTGACGGGCTCTACAATTTTGTCAAGATAATGTATTTCACACTATGCAGTGTTCATGAGCGGTATAAACGCAAAAATCCAAGTCCAG cGGCAGGGGTGAGGCAGAAGAAGAATTCGGAGGATGTGAAATATGATGAAGCGTTTGTTAGAGAAAGCATTCCGATGTGGGTAGGAGGTGTAGGGTATTTAGCCTTCGGGATTGTTGCTGTGATTATGATTCCATTGATTTTCCATGAGATCAGATGGTATTGGGTGATCATAGCCTATCTTTTTGCTCCATCTTTAGCTTTTTGCAACGCGTATGGCTCAGGTTTGACTGATATAAACATGGCCTATAACTACGGCAAAGTGGGACTTTTCATGATGGCTGCATTGGCTGGTAAAGAACATGGTGTCATTGCTGGTTTAGCTGGTTGTGGTTTGATAAAATCTGTGGTTAACACTTCTTGCATTTTAATGCAAGATTTTAAGACAGGGCACTTAACTTTAACATCTCCAAAAACTATGTTTCTTAGCCAGGCTATTGGGACAGCCTTAGGCTGTGTGATAGGTCCACTATGTTTCTTCTTGTTCTACAATGCATTTGATATTGGCAACCCAAATGGTGAATTCAAGGCACCTTATGCATTAATCTATCGAAATATGGCGATTCTTAGTGTGCAAGGAGTTTCAGCTTTGCCTCAACATTGCTTGCAGCTGTGTTATGGGTTTTTTGCATTTGCTGTCGCGATAAATTTGGTGAAAGATCTTTCTCCGGAGAAGATAGGGAAGTGGATGCCATTGCCTATGGCGATGGCGGTGCCATTTTTAATTGGTggatattttggtattgatatgTGTATAGGGAGTCTGGTTGTATTTGTGTGGCATAAACTTAACTCTAAGAAGGCTAAGGTGATGGTTCCAGCAGTTGCTTCTGGTTTGATTTGTGGAGAAGGTCTATGGATTCTTCCTTCATCTATACTTGCTTTGGCAAAAGTAACTCCTCCCATCTGCATGAAATTTTTGGCTTCTTGA